The following proteins are co-located in the Pyricularia oryzae 70-15 chromosome 1, whole genome shotgun sequence genome:
- a CDS encoding cation efflux family protein family yields MIPPPPPHCPRTSSPPAIVEPQERGRRSSNAAGGFTEPNSSRLRVPSPSFLLPPGMTSSDDAQNAHPHTHANGSSPAAVRSRSPAANPFNFETKIISTSPVRSNIGQRRGHRYKHSSISAQHQIFQEPPQRPPPILPASLPVPTVLEAWSSMTSDQRNRLFWCLCHAAVAIYVFFSASGSLAMTAMSHLIFFDVGSAAICVAVDVLGNFEVWRRSSVRHPFGLQRSEVLAGFAMSIFLVFGGFDLISHNLKHTLESVGSEEADHHPAHGHSHGHSHGGDQRVTPGTIDLASLLTIVTTLISAYGLKNHGRIRRVMRVEYPSYLTSLPGVLANPFHLLTLLFSSTLLILPLLSVPTFGWLDGLICAVIAVSMFALGFRLAIAQGLMLLMSYRGGESSKAKLDGLVGFKNPVESTNGDVSSNSSISGVVREIEAQPNVSRVDDAQFWQVHYGLCMANLKICVVRGCDDSALSQLRSRVTRLIQTRLGEAYGRGGGLRWDVTVQLSTDSP; encoded by the exons ATGATtcccccaccaccaccacattGTCCCCGAACTTCCTCGCCTCCCGCCATTGTCGAGCCCCAAGAACGAGGACGGCGGTCTTCCAATGCCGCTGGAGGCTTCACAGAACCCAATTCGTCGCGCCTCCGCGTCCCGTCCCCAAGCTTCCTCCTCCCGCCTGGCATGACCTCCTCAGACGATGCGCAAAATGCGCATCCCCATACTCATGCCAACGGCAGCTCCCCGGCTGCCGTGCGCTCCAGGAGTCCAGCCGCGAATCCGTTCAATTTTGAGACCAAGATAATATCGACCTCACCGGTTCGGTCT AACATTGGCCAACGTCGAGGTCATCGCTACAAGCACAGTAGCATATCGGCCCAGCACCAAATCTTCCAGGAGCCGCCCCAGCGGCCCCCGCCCATCCTCCCCGCTTCGCTCCCCGTTCCCACCGTGCTGGAGGCCTGGTCCAGTATGACCAGTGATCAGCGCAACCGACTCTTCTGGTGCTTGTGCCACGCCGCCGTGGCCATATATGTCTTCTTCAGTGCCTCGGGCAGTCTTGCCATGACGGCCATGTCTCACCTCATCTTCTTCGACGTTGGTTCCGCCGCCATCTGCGTCGCCGTCGACGTGCTGGGCAACTTCGAGGTCTGGCGCCGTAGCTCCGTCCGCCACCCATTCGGCCTGCAGCGATCAGAGGTCCTCGCTGGCTTCGCCATGAGCATATTCCTCGTGTTTGGCGGCTTTGATCTGATCAGCCATAACCTCAAGCACACCCTGGAATCCGTCGGTTCTGAAGAGGCCGACCACCACCCAGCCCACGGCCACAGTCACGGCCATAGCCACGGCGGTGACCAACGCGTCACCCCCGGCACCATTGACCTGGCATCCCTTCTCACCATCGTCACAACCCTTATCAGCGCCTATGGGCTCAAGAATCATGGCCGTATACGGAGGGTTATGCGCGTCGAGTACCCATCATATCTGACGTCGCTGCCAGGGGTACTGGCAAACCCCTTTCATCTTCTCACCTTATTATTCTCATCCACTCTGCTCATCCTACCGCTTCTGTCGGTCCCGACCTTTGGCTGGCTCGACGGCCTCATCTGCGCCGTCATTGCCGTGAGCATGTTCGCCCTTGGCTTTCGCCTAGCCATTGCTCAGGGCCTCATGCTGCTCATGTCCTACCGGGGCGGTGAGAGCAGCAAGGCGAAGCTTGACGGTCTCGTGGGCTTCAAGAACCCCGTCGAATCGACGAATGGTGATGTCAGCAGCAATAGTAGCATCTCGGGAGTTGTGCGCGAGATTGAGGCACAGCCCAACGTGTCACGCGTCGACGATGCACAATTCTGGCAGGTCCATTACGGTCTGTGCATGGCCAATCTCAAGATCTGCGTAGTTAGAGGATGTGATGACAGCGCACTCAGCCAGCTGCGCTCTAGGGTGACGCGGCTGATACAGACCAGGCTCGGTGAGGCATATGGGCGCGGTGGTGGGTTGAGGTGGGATGTCACGGTGCAGCTGAGTACGGATTCACCATAG
- a CDS encoding mitochondrial dynamin GTPase: MAIAPTASYTVSDVLEKSINHTRLKTDYHSTTPSKHKTSHFLAAMSGRLAAAGALPLARRAAVRYYHRLPTGGLQRPEIAIRATRRPAWLSGNAFHNAVAVRNASFARILPKLFVKFARLPALFGGVMIGGAAWVQYQAIQVSNSAYDLYKNTKETVTTTAGSLWDAVGDIAEQTKRGFDNTKEQVDMPEWLQKVLRIQEELGIGSGGGPDPGNEPPKQSRTGAAAGAAGAAAIYGIEQASDDDDRTAEQVAKDDQMMVLTKKMIEIRNMLQKVGQSSTLTLPSIVVIGSQSSGKSSVLEAIVGHEFLPKGSNMVTRRPIELTLVNTPESNVEYGEFPDLGLRKITDFSSIQRTLTELNLAVSDAECVSDEPIHLSIYSPNVPDLSLIDLPGYIQVVGQNQPLELKQKISELCDKYIQPPNVILAISAADVDLANSTALRASRRVDPRGERTIGVVTKMDLVDPIRGAAILNDKQYPLRLGYVGVVSRAPTSTSLFKKGNENLISAIVKHENAYFSSHPLEFGPNAGVNVGTTHLRKKLMHVLEQTMSASLQSTSQAIRQELEEATYEFKVQYNDRPLSAESYLAESLDAFKHSFKKFAEEFGRPQMLELLKHELDQRVLDLLAQRYWNKPIADLSSQPPEPDNLADLPKADPNSVYWHRQLDACTSGLTKMGIGRLATTVIASTIQKRIDDLIAQSTFVNHPFARQAIQEAASSILNDRFYSTSDQVENCIKPYKFDIDMEDREWTHGREHVVGVLKSELHACQSALTNLENSVGGRRKLKEVTNFIDKARKGDVLIEGESKAGAGGFSAALLQKGREAVFLRDRADIINMRMMAVKSKQCRTMDNKYYCPEVFLDAVGTKLAATAVLFLNVELLSEFNYSFPRELDSRLGRHLSQEQIEKFAKEDPKIKRHLEVIRRKELLELVLEKMESLRQLEGRERSNNPIGGSSSRSGKDKKSGGGWSLF, from the exons ATGGCCATCGCCCCAACAGCCTCATATACAGTCTCAGATGTCCTTGaaaaatcaatcaatcacacTCGCCTAAAAACCGACTACCACAGCACAACTCCAAGCAAGCACAAAACTAGCCAtttcctcgccgccatgaGTGGCCGGCTCGCTGCTGCAGGGGCCTTGCCCCTGGCGCGACGCGCTGCCGTCCGTTATTATCACCGCCTTCCGACCGGCGGCCTTCAGCGCCCCGAAATTGCCATCCGCGCAACCCGCCGGCCGGCCTGGTTGTCCGGTAACGCCTTTCACAATGCGGTCGCGGTCCGTAATGCCTCTTTCGCCAGGATATTGCCCAAACTCTTTGTTAAATTTGCCAGACTGCCGGCCCTGTTCGGCGGTGTCATGATCGGTGGCGCTGCTTGGGTTCAGTATCAGGCCATCC AGGTTAGCAACTCGGCATATGACTTGTACAAGAACACAAAGGAGACGGTAACCACCACTGCTGGGAGTCTCTGGGATGCTGTAGGAGACATCGCCGAGCAAACCAAACGTGGATTCGACAACACAAAGGAGCAAGTGGATATGCCAGAATGGCTTCAGAAGGTTCTTAGGATACAGGAGGAGCTCGGGATCGGTAGTGGAGGGGGGCCAGACCCCGGGAATGAACCTCCAAAGCAGAGTCGCACCGGCGCCGCTGCAGGAGCGGCAGGTGCAGCAGCAATCTATGGTATCGAGCAGGCCTCAGATGATGATGACAGGACCGCAGAGCAGGTGGCCAAGGACGACCAGATGATGGTTCTCACCAAGAAGATGATTGAGATCCGCAACATGCTGCAAAAGGTCGGCCAGTCGAGCACACTTACGCTCCCCTCTATTGTGGTTATCGGGTCTCAGTCGTCAGGCAAAAGCTCGGTTTTGGAGGCCATCGTTGGCCATGAATTTCTGCCCAAGGGCTCCAACATGGTTACTCGCCGACCTATCGAGCTTACCCTGGTCAACACGCCCGAGTCGAACGTGGAGTATGGGGAATTCCCAGACCTAGGGCTGAGGAAGATTACGGATTTCAGCTCGATCCAACGGACACTCACAGAGCTCAACTTGGCTGTATCCGATGCGGAATGCGTTTCTGACGAGCCGATCCACCTTTCCATTTACTCGCCGAACGTTCCGGATCTCTCTCTTATAGACCTCCCGGGATACATTCAGGTAGTTGGTCAAAACCAGCCTCTGGAGCTGAAGCAAAAGATTTCAGAGCTTTGCGACAAGTACATACAGCCACCAAACGTCATCCTGGCCATATCTGCGGCAGACGTCGACTTGGCAAACTCAACGGCATTGCGCGCCAGTCGGCGCGTGGACCCTAGAGGAGAGCGTACAATTGGAGTCGTCACCAAGATGGATTTGGTCGACCCCATCAGAGGCGCTGCTATCTTGAATGACAAACAGTATCCCCTCAGACTAGGATACGTCGGTGTCGTGTCTCGTGCTCCGACAAGCACCAGTCTCTTCAAGAAGGGCAACGAAAATTTGATATCGGCGATAGTCAAGCACGAAAATGCATACTTCTCGTCGCACCCGCTTGAGTTTGGGCCCAATGCAGGAGTCAACGTGGGCACCACACATTTGCGTAAGAAGCTGATGCATGTTTTGGAACAGACCATGTCTGCTAGTCTGCAGAGCACAAGCCAGGCAATCCGTCaggagctcgaggaggcCACCTACGAGTTCAAAGTTCAATACAATGACCGGCCACTGTCGGCCGAATCCTACCTTGCCGAGAGTTTGGATGCATTCAAGCATTCTTTCAAAAAGTTTGCTGAGGAGTTTGGGCGTCCGCAGATGCTCGAACTGCTGAAGCACGAGCTTGATCAGCGGGTGCTTGATCTGTTGGCGCAGAGGTATTGGAACAAGCCAATAGCAGACTTGTCGTCTCAGCCGCCAGAGCCCGACAATTTGGCAGACCTTCCCAAGGCCGACCCCAACTCAGTATACTGGCATCGCCAGCTTGACGCCTGTACCTCGGGTCTTACCAAGATGGGTATCGGCCGTCTGGCTACAACCGTCATCGCCAGCACCATACAAAAGCGTATCGACGACCTGATTGCGCAGTCGACGTTTGTGAACCACCCCTTCGCCAGGCAAGCAATCCAGGAGGCTGCATCCAGCATTTTGAATGACAGGTTCTACAGCACAAGCGACCAGGTGGAAAATTGCATCAAGCCGTACAAATTTGACATCGATATGGAGGACCGGGAGTGGACCCATGGTCGCGAGCATGTGGTTGGTGTACTCAAAAGCGAGCTACATGCCTGCCAGAGTGCTCTCACGAACCTGGAGAACTCGGTCGGTGGAAGGAGAAAGCTCAAAGAGGTGACCAACTTCATCGACAAGGCGCGCAAGGGTGATGTGTTAATAGAGGGCGAGAGCAAAGCCGGCGCTGGTGGCTTTAGCGCTGCCCTGCTCCAGAAAG GCCGAGAAGCTGTGTTCCTCCGCGACAGGGCCGACATAATCAACATGCGCATGATGGCGGTAAAATCTAAGCAGTGCAGGACCATGGATAACAAGTACTACTGCCCAGAGGTCTTCCTCGATGCAGTGGGTACCAAATTGGCCGCCACGGCCGTCCTCTTCCTGAACGTGGAGCTGCTCTCCGAGTTCAACTACAGCTTCCCTCGCGAGCTCGACTCGAGGCTCGGCAGGCACCTCTCTCAGGAGCAGATCGAGAAGTTTGCCAAGGAAGACCCCAAGATCAAGCGCCACCTCGAAGTCATCCGCCGAAAGGAGCTCCTTGAGCTTGTGCTTGAAAAGATGGAGAGCCTGAGGCAGCTCGAGGGCCGCGAGAGATCAAACAACCCGATCGGCGGCAGCTCTTCGAGGAGtggcaaggacaagaagagcGGAGGTGGATGGAGTCTATTCTGA
- a CDS encoding rRNA processing protein Ebp2: MVHKSKLKLALAAEKGLDYRKIKEKRKVKANLKEKEKKKAEKAKRYRGDDSELQEDDEEWQDDEGSDEDEVENALFDMEAEESDDDEGDDDKEINLGNLEDSETDSESEVEMEAKIIRPKKSKDKKETKDRTSKKAKPAAAANDDDEEDEEEDEDDEDIPMSDLEDLPEDDKSDLVPHQRLTINNTTALLAALKRIALPTDGTVPFATHMCVTPAPGTAPTEASIPDVSDDLARELALYKQSLDAAKRARQLLRAEGVPFTRPGDYFAEMVKPDEHMEKVKAKLVEDATAKKAAAEARKLRDLKKFGKQVQVAKLQERAKAKKDTLEKIKDLKRKRQEGGSSALGEREADIFDVGVENELKKPSGGKRNSAFGDRNRDEPNRKRQKKNDKYGFGGKKKYSKSGDAMSSGDLSGFSVGRMKGKGGKGPRSAPRPGKSKRVAMASKRR, from the exons ATGGTGCACAAATCAAAGCTCAAGCTGGCCCTCGCGGCCGAAAAGGGCTTGGATTATCGCAAAATCAAGGAGAAGCGCAAGGTCAAGGCCAACctgaaggagaaggagaagaaaaaggcagAAAAGGCAAAGCGCTACCGTGGCGACGACTCCGAGTTGCaggaggatgacgaggaaTGGCAGGATGATGAGGGgagcgacgaggatgaagtAGAGAATGCCTTGTTCGACATGGAGGCAGAGGAgtcggacgacgacgagggtgATGATGACAAAGAG ATCAACTTGGGCAACTTGGAGGACAGCGAAACCGACTCCGAGTCCGAGGTAGAGATGGAAGCCAAGATTATCCGCCCGaaaaagtcaaaagacaagaagGAGACCAAGGACAGGACATCAAAGAAAGCCAAGCCTGCCGCCGCAGCaaacgatgacgacgaagaAGACGAAGAAGAAGACGAAGATGACGAGGATATCCCGATGAGCGACCTGGAGGACCTCCCCGAGGACGACAAGTCGGACCTTGTCCCGCACCAACGCCTGACCATCAATAACACGACGGCGTTGCTGGCCGCGCTGAAGCGCATCGCCCTGCCGACCGACGGCACTGTCCCGTTCGCGACGCACATGTGCGTCACCCCGGCGCCCGGCACCGCCCCCACCGAAGCCTCGATCCCCGACGTGTCGGACGACCTCGCCCGCGAGCTGGCCCTGTACAAGCAGTCGCTCGACGCCGCAAAGCGCGCCCGCCAGCTGCTCCGCGCCGAGGGCGTCCCTTTCACCAGGCCCGGCGACTACTTTGCCGAAATGGTCAAGCCCGACGAGCACATGGAGAAGGTCAAGGCCAAGCTGGTTGAGGACGCCAccgccaagaaggccgccgccgaggccaggAAGCTTCGCGACCTCAAGAAGTTTGGCAAGCAGGTCCAGGTCGCCAAGCTTCAAGAGCGCGCAAAGGCGAAGAAGGACACGCTGGAGAAAATCAAGGATCTCAAGAGGA AACGCCAAGAAGGTGGCTCATCTGCCCTCGGCGAGCGCGAGGCCGACAtcttcgacgttggcgtcgaGAACGAGCTCAAGAAGCCCAGCGGCGGCAAGCGCAACTCGGCCTTTGGAGACCGGAACCGCGACGAGCCGAACCGCAAGCGCCAGAAGAAGAACGACAAGTACGGCTTTGGCGGCAAGAAGAAGTACTCCAAGTCGGGCGACGCCATGAGCTCCGGAGATCTGAGCGGCTTCAGCGTCGGCAGGATGAAGGGCAAGGGTGGCAAGGGCCCAAGGTCGGCCCCCAGGCCTGGTAAGAGTAAACGGGTGGCGATGGCTTCCAAGAGGAGATGA
- a CDS encoding cyanate hydratase, whose translation MAETRLASLDDSMASRLPVHSQTLFDAKTAKKLTFEAIASKLGRSEVAVAGMFYGQVQASGEDVEALSELLGVPKESLSKMTNFPDRGRSGPMPPVEPLIYRLYEVVQNYGYSFKAVMNEKFGDGIMSAICFQTNVEKEVDEQGATWAVITLRGKWLPFTRF comes from the exons ATGGCTGAGACAAGACTTGCCTCCCTTGAT GACTCAATGGCGAGCCGGCTACCAGTGCACTCGCAGACCCTCTTCGACGCCAAGACTGCCAAGAAGCTCACCTTTGAGGCCATCGCCTCCAAGCTCGGCAGGAGCGAGGTGGCCGTGGCGGGCATGTTTTACGGACAGGTGCAGGCGTCGGGTGAGGACGTCGAGGCTCTCTCAGAGCTCCTAGGCGTGCCCAAGGAGTCGCTATCCAAGATGACTAACTTTCCGGACCGGGGTCGTTCGGGCCCCATGCCGCCGGTCGAGCCGCTCATCTACCGGCTGTATGAGGTTGTGCAAAATTATGGCTACTCGTTCAAGGCGGTCATGAATGAGAAGTTTGGTGACGGCATCATGAGCGCCATCTGCTTTCAGACAAATGTCGAAAAGGAGGTGGACGAGCAGGGTGCGACTTGGGCGGTCATCACCCTCAGGGGGAAATG GCTCCCCTTTACTCGCTTCTGA
- a CDS encoding SamB protein, producing the protein MREVNFSIPNVNKASVGITTALYDRRALDCTSTLPLINSLNHLAYLTTSSARIRDILTVDGGIERLICILKQGRSKDMMDMWKWNLAFQCVVNIGVRGTENVRTRVVEADMVPVIATILDNYLQVHEKCREKQEEAKKQFQEHRNREHRSKSTSFANRPGRLDVDQRTFRRHAPPPSIDVSATLPVGPLADTGSVLDGSSGNGEPSGSQPSVVNTTPDRTNTVLHRNLHQYHPPSHHRIQETQSTFSSPSQPAQSSASNTPLPMDNAADAVRPVRDIDRLASMMSFVHPSIVSQPVSPTTPLPPPQIRSPTVRPSSSIGQTIRSRRRPSIRHQNSTADSDDMNTDGVQSDESPDTEMSGTAEIPPAVNIQDMSMEEGESILAEAAIDMATPSASETQEAGTFNITHRGPVDGSIGNAAAATPVPAIAGLSESRPTIVPPPQPSMQGSVIPRYLLDRQMIPNNPLILAAMPREEDVLMSLQLLAYVSKYCNLRLYFQKSHLVPHLKIGKEIDRLDADNLESESLSDFEDDDEDDDECEEEFLLPNDLNIFPLVERFTTRYHSTDMQYWAGVVMRNLCRKDDTRGGIRQCAYYQCGKWEEYTRQFAKCRRCRRTKYCSKECQKSAWAFHRHWCIAAAS; encoded by the coding sequence ATGAGGGAGGTCAACTTCAGCATCCCGAACGTCAACAAGGCGTCGGTGGGTATCACCACCGCGCTTTACGATCGTCGTGCTCTCGATTGTACCTCGACCCTCCCGCTCATCAACTCCCTCAACCACCTTGCCTACTTGACAACATCGTCGGCACGCATAAGAGACATTCTTACCGTCGATGGTGGCATCGAGAGGCTGATCTGCATCCTGAAGCAAGGCAGGAGCAAGGATATGATGGACATGTGGAAGTGGAACTTGGCATTTCAGTGCGTCGTCAACATCGGCGTTCGTGGAACCGAGAACGTACGGACGAGAGTGGTTGAAGCCGATATGGTCCCTGTCATCGCCACCATCCTGGACAACTACCTTCAAGTTCACGAGAAATGCCGCGAAAAGCAGGAAGAGGCCAAGAAACAATTTCAAGAGCATCGTAACCGCGAGCATCGGTCAAAGTCCACAAGCTTCGCGAATCGTCCGGGCCGCCTGGATGTCGATCAAAGGACATTCCGACGACACGCACCTCCTCCATCCATTGACGTTTCAGCTACACTTCCTGTCGGGCCCTTAGCAGATACCGGGTCGGTTCTGGACGGGAGTTCAGGCAACGGTGAGCCATCTGGCTCACAGCCCTCCGTCGTCAACACAACGCCTGACCGCACCAATACTGTTCTTCATCGCAATTTACATCAGTATCATCCCCCTAGCCACCACAGGATTCAAGAGACGCAATCTACGTTTTCTTCGCCATCACAGCCTGCCCAGTCCTCTGCTTCAAACACTCCGTTGCCCATGGACAACGCAGCAGACGCCGTCAGACCTGTTCGAGACATCGACAGGCTGGCGTCTATGATGTCTTTTGTTCATCCCTCCATCGTGTCCCAGCCAGTTTCCCCGACCACCCCCCTTCCTCCCCCACAAATCAGGTCACCGACAGTTCGTCCTAGCTCTTCTATCGGCCAGACAATCCGCTCTCGAAGACGACCTTCGATCCGACACCAAAACTCGACAGCCGATTCGGATGACATGAACACTGACGGTGTACAATCGGACGAGTCCCCGGATACCGAGATGTCTGGCACCGCTGAGATCCCACCTGCCGTTAACATCCAGGACATGTCAATGGAGGAGGGAGAGAGTATCTTGGCTGAGGCGGCGATCGATATGGCGACTCCCAGTGCTTCCGAAACACAAGAGGCTGGCACGTTTAATATCACACACAGAGGCCCCGTGGATGGGAGCATCGGTAATGCGGCGGCCGCTACACCAGTTCCTGCCATTGCCGGGCTCTCTGAGAGCCGACCAACCATCGTTCCGCCACCCCAGCCCTCGATGCAAGGCTCCGTCATCCCACGTTATCTGCTTGATCGCCAGATGATCCCCAACAACCCGCTGATCCTGGCTGCGATGCCTCGCGAGGAGGATGTGCTCATGTCATTGCAACTCCTTGCATATGTTTCCAAGTACTGTAACCTGCGGCTATACTTTCAGAAAAGTCACTTGGTACCCCACCTCAAGATTGGCAAGGAAATAGACCGCCTGGACGCGGATAACTTGGAGTCGGAGTCTCTGTCCGATTtcgaggatgacgacgaaGATGACGATGAGTGTGAGGAAGAGTTTTTGCTCCCTAACGACCTCAACATCTTCCCCTTGGTCGAGAGGTTCACCACCCGATACCACTCGACAGATATGCAATACTGGGCCGGCGTGGTTATGAGAAACCTCTGCCGCAAAGATGATACACGAGGCGGTATCCGGCAGTGCGCATACTACCAGTGCGGCAAATGGGAAGAGTACACCCGCCAGTTCGCCAAGTGCCGGCGATGCAGGCGTACTAAGTATTGCAGCAAAGAGTGCCAGAAGAGCGCATGGGCGTTCCATCGCCACTGGTGCATCGCCGCGGCTTCATGA